A stretch of the Enterobacter mori genome encodes the following:
- a CDS encoding MFS transporter: MVSTESSEKGIAQHRLLVPRLSLMMFLQFFIWGSWSVTLGLVMTQHNMSLLIGDAFSAGPIASILSPFVLGMLVDRFFASQKVMAVMHLAGAAILWFVPGALIAENGALLIGLLFGYTLCYMPTLALTNNIAFHSLANVDKTFPVVRVFGTIGWIVAGIFIGVTGVASSVTIFQVAAASSVLLALYSLTLPHTPAPAKGLPVKVRDLFCADAFALLKTRHFFVFSVCAMLISVPLGTYYAYTASYLADAGIADVSTAMSFGQMSEIFFMLVIPLLFRRLGVKYMLLIGMLAWFVRYAMFALGVSEEGRFLLYIGILLHGVCYDFFFVVGFIYTDRVAGEKVKGQAQSMIVMFTYGIGMLLGSQISGALYNRLVAGQAVPQAWVTFWWIPAVAAAAIALIFLLTFKYDDDKA; this comes from the coding sequence ATGGTGTCAACTGAAAGTAGTGAAAAGGGGATAGCGCAGCACCGGCTGCTGGTGCCGCGTCTGTCGTTGATGATGTTTCTGCAGTTTTTTATCTGGGGTAGCTGGTCGGTCACGCTCGGCCTGGTGATGACCCAGCACAACATGTCACTGCTGATTGGCGATGCGTTCTCCGCCGGGCCAATCGCCTCTATTCTCTCGCCATTCGTGCTCGGGATGCTGGTGGATCGCTTCTTCGCCTCGCAGAAGGTGATGGCGGTGATGCATCTTGCGGGCGCAGCGATCCTCTGGTTCGTGCCGGGTGCGCTGATTGCCGAGAACGGCGCACTGCTGATCGGCCTGCTGTTTGGCTACACGCTCTGCTACATGCCGACGCTGGCGCTGACTAACAACATCGCGTTTCACAGCCTGGCGAACGTGGATAAAACGTTCCCGGTGGTGCGCGTGTTCGGCACCATCGGCTGGATCGTGGCGGGTATTTTCATCGGCGTGACCGGCGTGGCGTCCAGCGTCACTATCTTCCAGGTGGCGGCGGCCAGCTCCGTGCTGCTGGCGCTTTACAGCCTGACGCTGCCGCACACGCCAGCCCCAGCCAAAGGCCTGCCGGTTAAGGTGCGCGATCTCTTCTGCGCTGATGCCTTTGCGCTGCTCAAAACCCGCCACTTCTTCGTCTTCTCCGTCTGCGCGATGCTGATCTCCGTCCCGCTCGGTACCTACTATGCCTATACCGCCTCATATCTGGCGGATGCCGGCATTGCCGACGTCAGCACCGCCATGTCGTTCGGGCAGATGTCCGAGATCTTCTTCATGCTGGTCATTCCGCTGCTGTTCCGCCGTCTGGGCGTGAAATATATGCTGCTGATCGGCATGCTGGCGTGGTTCGTGCGTTACGCCATGTTCGCGCTGGGCGTGAGCGAGGAGGGGCGCTTCCTGCTCTATATCGGCATCCTGCTGCACGGCGTGTGCTATGACTTCTTCTTTGTGGTCGGCTTTATCTATACCGACCGCGTGGCCGGAGAAAAGGTGAAGGGCCAGGCCCAGAGCATGATTGTGATGTTCACCTACGGCATCGGTATGCTGCTCGGCTCGCAGATTTCCGGCGCGCTCTACAACCGCCTGGTGGCAGGGCAGGCCGTGCCGCAGGCGTGGGTAACATTCTGGTGGATCCCGGCGGTGGCTGCCGCGGCGATCGCGCTGATTTTCCTTCTCACGTTCAAGTATGACGATGACAAGGCGTAA
- the pheP gene encoding phenylalanine transporter: MKDASSASGHGRAEASSDQNPTLQRGLQNRHIQLIALGGAIGTGLFLGIGPAIQMAGPAVLLGYAIAGIIAFLIMRQLGEMVVEEPVSGSFAHFAYKYWGPFAGFLSGWNYWVMFVLVGMAELTAAGIYMQYWLPDVPTWIWAAAFFIIINAVNLVNVRLYGETEFWFALIKVLAIIGMIGFGLWLLFSGHGGERASIDNLWQHGGFLATGWKGLILSLAVIMFSFGGLELIGITAAEARDPQKSIPKAVNQVVYRILLFYIGSLVVLLALYPWVEVKSDSSPFVMIFHDLNSNVVASALNFVILVASLSVYNSGVYSNSRMLFGLSVQGNAPKFLTRVSRRGVPVNSLFLSGAITSLVVLINYLLPKQAFGLLMALVVATLLLNWIMICLAHLRFRAAMRRKGRETQFKALLYPAGNYICIAFLGLILVLMCTMDEMRLSAMLLPVWVVFLFVAFKLSRKK; encoded by the coding sequence GTGAAAGACGCGTCATCCGCTTCAGGCCATGGTCGCGCTGAAGCTTCGTCGGATCAGAATCCGACGCTGCAACGTGGTTTGCAAAATCGACATATTCAGTTAATTGCCCTTGGCGGCGCAATCGGTACCGGACTTTTTCTCGGCATCGGCCCCGCCATTCAGATGGCTGGCCCGGCGGTTCTGCTGGGTTACGCTATCGCCGGGATTATCGCCTTCCTGATCATGCGCCAGCTTGGCGAGATGGTCGTTGAAGAGCCGGTTTCAGGCTCCTTCGCGCACTTTGCTTATAAATACTGGGGCCCGTTTGCAGGCTTCCTGTCCGGCTGGAACTACTGGGTGATGTTTGTGCTGGTCGGGATGGCGGAGCTGACTGCCGCGGGCATCTACATGCAGTACTGGCTGCCCGACGTGCCGACGTGGATCTGGGCAGCGGCCTTCTTCATCATTATCAACGCCGTTAACCTCGTCAACGTGCGCCTGTATGGCGAAACCGAGTTCTGGTTTGCGCTGATCAAGGTGTTGGCGATTATCGGCATGATCGGTTTTGGCCTGTGGCTGCTGTTCTCAGGTCACGGCGGCGAGCGGGCATCGATCGACAACCTGTGGCAGCACGGCGGCTTTCTGGCGACCGGCTGGAAAGGGCTGATCCTCTCGCTGGCGGTGATCATGTTCTCCTTCGGCGGGCTGGAGCTGATTGGTATCACCGCTGCTGAAGCGCGCGACCCGCAAAAAAGCATCCCGAAAGCGGTCAACCAGGTGGTGTACCGTATTCTCCTGTTCTATATCGGTTCGCTGGTGGTGCTGCTGGCGCTCTATCCGTGGGTGGAGGTGAAATCCGATAGCAGTCCGTTCGTGATGATTTTCCACGATCTGAACAGCAACGTGGTGGCCTCGGCGCTGAACTTCGTCATCCTCGTAGCGTCGCTGTCGGTCTATAACAGCGGGGTTTACTCCAACAGCCGTATGCTGTTTGGCCTCTCGGTGCAGGGCAACGCGCCGAAATTCCTCACCCGCGTCAGCCGTCGCGGCGTGCCGGTCAACTCGCTGTTCCTTTCCGGCGCGATCACCTCTCTGGTGGTGCTGATCAACTATCTGCTGCCGAAACAGGCTTTTGGCCTGCTGATGGCGCTGGTGGTTGCGACGCTGCTGCTGAACTGGATCATGATCTGCCTGGCGCACCTGCGCTTTCGCGCGGCGATGCGCCGCAAGGGGCGCGAGACGCAGTTTAAAGCGCTGCTCTACCCGGCGGGGAACTACATCTGTATCGCGTTCCTGGGGCTGATTCTGGTGCTGATGTGCACCATGGATGAGATGCGTCTTTCCGCGATGCTGCTGCCGGTGTGGGTGGTGTTCCTGTTTGTTGCTTTTAAGCTTTCACGCAAAAAGTAG